Proteins encoded by one window of Agarivorans sp. Alg241-V36:
- the crr gene encoding PTS glucose transporter subunit IIA, whose amino-acid sequence MGLFDKFKKMVSDDSSSKGGIDIIAPLSGEIVPIEEVPDVVFAEKIVGDGIAIKPSGNKMVAPCDGTIGKIFETNHAFSLESTDGVELFVHFGIDTVELKGEGFTRVAAEGQEVKQGDVIIEFDLAVLEEKAKSTLTPVVISNMDEIKELVKKSGSVTISETPVLTIIK is encoded by the coding sequence ATGGGTCTATTCGACAAATTCAAGAAAATGGTTTCAGATGATAGTTCAAGCAAAGGCGGGATCGATATTATCGCCCCACTATCAGGCGAAATCGTTCCTATTGAAGAAGTGCCTGATGTAGTATTTGCTGAGAAAATCGTGGGCGATGGTATCGCGATTAAGCCAAGCGGTAACAAAATGGTAGCGCCATGTGACGGTACCATTGGTAAGATTTTTGAAACTAACCACGCGTTTTCTTTGGAATCAACCGACGGTGTAGAACTGTTTGTTCACTTCGGTATTGATACTGTTGAGCTAAAAGGTGAAGGTTTCACTCGCGTCGCGGCTGAAGGCCAAGAAGTGAAACAAGGTGATGTGATTATTGAGTTTGATCTAGCAGTGCTAGAAGAAAAAGCAAAATCAACACTAACTCCTGTGGTTATCTCTAACATGGACGAAATTAAAGAGTTAGTGAAAAAATCTGGCTCTGTAACCATTAGCGAAACGCCGGTACTAACCATTATTAAATAA
- the cysK gene encoding cysteine synthase A: protein MSKIYEDNSLTIGRTPLVRLNRVSKGNVLAKVESRNPSFSVKCRIGANLVWDAEKKGLLGPGKEIIEPTSGNTGIALAFVASSRGYPITLTMPNTMSLERRKLLKALGANLVLTEGAKGMKGAIAKAEEIRDSNAERYVLLGQFDNPANPEIHEKTTGPEIWEDTDGEVDVFVAGVGTGGTITGVSRYIKLEQGKNITSVAVEPVDSPIIAQAKAGEELTPGPHKIQGIGAGFIPGNLDLEMVDAVEQVSNEDAIAMAQRLMEEEGILAGISSGAAVVAANRIAEKPEFADKTIVVILPSSGERYLSSALFANIFTEQENVQ, encoded by the coding sequence ATGAGTAAGATTTACGAAGACAATTCCCTGACTATTGGTCGTACACCACTAGTTCGCCTTAACCGCGTAAGCAAAGGTAACGTACTGGCTAAAGTAGAAAGCCGTAACCCTAGCTTCAGTGTTAAATGTCGTATCGGTGCAAACTTAGTATGGGACGCAGAAAAGAAAGGTTTGCTTGGCCCAGGTAAAGAAATCATTGAACCTACCAGTGGTAATACCGGTATTGCACTAGCATTTGTTGCTTCATCACGTGGTTACCCAATCACGCTAACAATGCCAAACACCATGAGCTTAGAGCGCCGTAAACTGCTTAAAGCATTGGGTGCAAACTTAGTACTAACTGAAGGTGCTAAAGGCATGAAAGGCGCTATTGCTAAAGCAGAAGAAATTCGCGATAGCAATGCAGAAAGATACGTATTACTTGGTCAATTTGATAACCCAGCTAACCCAGAGATCCACGAAAAAACCACTGGTCCAGAGATCTGGGAAGACACCGATGGCGAAGTTGATGTGTTTGTGGCGGGCGTAGGTACCGGTGGTACTATTACAGGTGTTAGCCGTTACATTAAACTGGAACAGGGCAAAAACATCACTTCTGTTGCTGTAGAGCCGGTAGATTCACCGATTATTGCTCAAGCTAAAGCGGGTGAAGAACTTACTCCTGGTCCACACAAAATCCAAGGTATTGGTGCAGGTTTCATTCCTGGCAACCTTGACTTAGAAATGGTTGACGCTGTTGAGCAAGTAAGCAACGAAGACGCCATTGCTATGGCACAACGCTTAATGGAAGAAGAAGGCATTTTAGCGGGTATCTCTTCAGGTGCCGCTGTTGTAGCTGCTAACCGCATCGCTGAAAAGCCAGAGTTTGCCGATAAAACGATTGTTGTAATACTACCAAGTTCAGGTGAGCGTTACCTATCAAGTGCTTTATTTGCCAACATCTTTACTGAACAAGAAAACGTTCAATAA
- a CDS encoding alpha/beta fold hydrolase has protein sequence MFVRECVLRCNAKIAFVLLLASALLACKDVEQSSELLNSFEPEFVAQWQKVVEASEPPAEYSLQAACTPQVIEANSQLAVKGTIIMVHGFTACNQQLFDWGLQLAAAGYHVVLPALPGHGLVGEQQDLLLESSGLANSAQVYSDFADQLVLLGQLSPGPSKIIAGLSVGGAVAAAVAIRGEQTFDKALLMAPFLAIPMTYSPEEGPQLEPLSPQEELDLLDLLNSETDNSEQLEQLWQQFAQLLEQFRTGVAQSLLALLKLSIFIPQLDYNWGPDCEDERMAGRAGICNFKISNLFAVDSFGRETLEAYQQADSLELQIQLVAVENDNGADPLAIQILAERLNSLVGEQASGYCLYDGTIVPHSFISKYDNIVLADEGVVDVHSSALANMEALWLSRFYSEAMEFIDFDTPNLFANEQGFCIQQAL, from the coding sequence ATGTTTGTACGCGAGTGTGTATTGCGATGTAACGCCAAAATAGCCTTTGTTTTATTGCTTGCCAGTGCTCTATTGGCTTGCAAGGATGTAGAGCAAAGTTCTGAGCTACTAAATAGCTTTGAGCCAGAATTTGTTGCCCAGTGGCAAAAAGTTGTTGAGGCCAGTGAGCCTCCAGCAGAGTACTCTTTGCAAGCCGCTTGCACACCTCAAGTGATTGAAGCCAACTCTCAGCTAGCCGTAAAAGGTACCATCATTATGGTGCACGGCTTTACCGCATGTAACCAACAACTTTTTGATTGGGGCTTGCAGTTGGCGGCTGCCGGTTACCATGTTGTGTTGCCGGCTCTGCCTGGTCACGGCCTTGTGGGTGAACAGCAAGATTTGCTGTTGGAGTCTAGTGGCTTGGCTAATAGCGCCCAAGTATATTCAGATTTTGCTGATCAGCTGGTCTTGCTCGGGCAGTTATCTCCCGGCCCTTCAAAAATTATTGCTGGATTAAGTGTTGGTGGCGCAGTGGCGGCTGCGGTTGCAATACGCGGAGAGCAGACCTTTGATAAAGCCTTGCTTATGGCACCTTTTTTGGCGATACCGATGACTTACTCCCCAGAAGAGGGTCCCCAACTTGAACCGCTAAGCCCACAAGAAGAGCTAGATTTATTGGATTTACTTAATTCTGAAACAGATAATTCTGAGCAGTTAGAACAACTATGGCAGCAGTTTGCCCAGTTACTAGAGCAATTTAGAACCGGTGTCGCGCAGTCTTTATTGGCGCTGCTAAAGCTTAGCATCTTTATTCCACAATTAGATTATAACTGGGGCCCAGACTGCGAAGATGAACGCATGGCAGGTAGAGCTGGAATATGTAACTTTAAGATAAGCAATTTGTTTGCCGTAGACAGTTTTGGCCGAGAAACCCTCGAAGCTTATCAACAAGCCGACTCACTTGAGCTGCAAATTCAACTGGTGGCTGTTGAAAATGATAACGGCGCAGACCCACTGGCTATTCAAATTCTGGCGGAACGTTTGAATAGCTTAGTTGGAGAGCAGGCGTCAGGTTACTGTTTGTATGACGGTACGATTGTGCCGCACTCTTTCATATCGAAATATGACAACATTGTATTGGCCGATGAGGGCGTTGTTGATGTACATAGCTCTGCTTTAGCTAATATGGAGGCACTATGGTTAAGTCGCTTTTATAGCGAAGCCATGGAGTTTATTGATTTCGATACTCCAAACTTGTTTGCCAATGAACAGGGCTTTTGTATACAGCAAGCTTTATAA
- a CDS encoding HD-GYP domain-containing protein — translation MEKVARLASKHWLIAMVLFSIYGVQVCPFLEAQTPLQLLLPIIVSFLVTLLARRFACLAIERKPKEQQVSAQFTLDLSLFLIMSASIVSYNLMMFEPPWESNLKVILGLAALGFYVAADLALFKEWQIAQDLEKAGQHLLIKAKPNSLSQKFAVFAAASAVVLAGVIFLVINKDLDWLVNVGSDLYPIDVAQRYIVIELSFVLLVVLAYVLRVISSYSRNLKRLLENENRSLAMVQAGQLDTQVTISSSDEFGLIAQRTNSMIASLQRSTLSLQQTRDIAIHSLATLAETRDNETGAHILRTQYYVKALAETLQNEQGFSTLLSPQIIDLIYKSAPLHDIGKVGIPDAILLKPGQLDDEEWQIMRQHPEIGANALAEAERQFGSEDAAFLQFAKEIALSHHEKWDGSGYPEGLAASDIPVSARLMALADVYDALISKRVYKPAFSHDKARQIILEGKGSHFDPAVVEAFCKCEQQFVEIAAQYSDKPE, via the coding sequence ATGGAAAAGGTTGCGCGTTTAGCAAGTAAGCACTGGCTCATTGCTATGGTGTTGTTTTCTATATATGGCGTTCAAGTTTGTCCGTTTTTAGAGGCGCAAACACCACTCCAGCTACTGCTTCCTATTATTGTTAGTTTTCTGGTCACCTTGTTGGCGAGGCGCTTTGCCTGTTTGGCAATTGAAAGGAAACCAAAGGAACAGCAAGTAAGCGCCCAATTTACTCTCGATTTATCGCTATTTTTAATCATGAGCGCAAGCATTGTTAGCTATAACTTGATGATGTTTGAGCCGCCTTGGGAGTCAAACTTAAAAGTTATCTTAGGTTTAGCAGCTTTAGGCTTTTATGTCGCGGCAGACTTAGCCTTGTTTAAAGAGTGGCAAATTGCACAAGACTTAGAGAAGGCTGGTCAGCACTTACTCATTAAAGCGAAACCCAATTCGCTGAGTCAAAAATTTGCAGTTTTTGCAGCGGCCAGCGCTGTTGTACTGGCAGGTGTAATTTTTTTGGTGATTAACAAGGATCTGGATTGGTTGGTCAATGTCGGTTCAGATCTCTATCCCATAGACGTGGCCCAACGTTATATTGTTATCGAGTTGAGTTTTGTATTGCTGGTGGTATTGGCTTATGTGCTGCGAGTAATAAGCAGTTACTCACGTAATCTGAAACGTTTGTTAGAAAACGAAAACCGTAGCTTGGCAATGGTACAAGCTGGCCAATTAGATACTCAAGTCACCATTAGTAGTAGTGATGAATTTGGCTTAATCGCCCAGCGAACTAATTCAATGATCGCCAGTTTACAACGCAGCACCTTGTCGCTTCAGCAAACGCGGGATATTGCCATTCACAGTTTAGCGACACTGGCAGAAACCCGAGATAACGAAACTGGTGCGCATATTCTACGTACTCAGTACTACGTTAAAGCCTTAGCTGAGACGCTGCAAAATGAGCAAGGTTTTAGCACTTTGTTAAGCCCTCAGATTATTGATTTAATCTATAAATCAGCACCCTTGCATGACATTGGCAAAGTCGGCATTCCCGATGCTATTTTGCTCAAACCAGGTCAACTTGATGATGAAGAATGGCAAATTATGCGCCAGCATCCTGAGATAGGTGCAAATGCTTTAGCTGAAGCGGAGCGCCAATTTGGTAGCGAGGATGCGGCCTTCCTGCAATTTGCTAAAGAAATTGCCTTGTCTCATCACGAGAAATGGGATGGAAGTGGTTACCCCGAAGGGTTAGCCGCAAGTGACATTCCCGTAAGTGCGAGATTAATGGCCTTAGCGGATGTTTACGATGCGCTCATTTCTAAGCGAGTATACAAACCAGCTTTTTCTCACGACAAAGCTAGGCAAATTATCTTAGAAGGAAAGGGATCGCATTTTGACCCTGCAGTGGTTGAAGCATTTTGTAAATGTGAGCAGCA
- a CDS encoding M15 family metallopeptidase has protein sequence MSNPANPLALYGLDKAELIDDPKLAWVHQLVLPDLNKLIKAAAQAGFNLSIFSGYRDFNRQLAIWNNKWNGLRPILDANSQALDISTLSDEQKLHAILRWSALPGTSRHHWGTDFDFYDPKLLPAGSSLELIPQEYAEQGCQHALSLWLSEYAQDFGFFYPYLSFKGGVEFEPWHLSHLATSQTMMNKLDARQVIEHLSNKQVAGFACIEQHIEQIFSQYVTNICLPET, from the coding sequence ATGAGTAACCCTGCCAATCCTCTAGCCCTTTATGGGCTAGACAAGGCCGAGCTAATTGATGACCCCAAGCTTGCTTGGGTTCATCAATTAGTATTGCCTGATCTAAATAAGCTTATCAAAGCTGCAGCACAAGCTGGATTTAACTTAAGCATTTTTAGCGGTTATCGAGATTTTAACCGCCAACTTGCAATCTGGAATAACAAGTGGAATGGCCTGCGACCGATTCTAGATGCCAATAGTCAAGCGCTGGACATCTCTACCCTGAGTGATGAGCAAAAGCTGCATGCTATTTTGCGTTGGTCAGCTTTACCGGGCACAAGTCGCCATCATTGGGGCACTGATTTTGATTTTTATGACCCTAAGTTATTACCGGCAGGCAGCAGTTTAGAGCTTATTCCCCAAGAATATGCGGAGCAAGGTTGCCAGCACGCTTTGTCCTTATGGTTAAGTGAATATGCTCAAGATTTCGGTTTTTTCTACCCCTACTTAAGCTTTAAGGGTGGCGTGGAATTTGAGCCTTGGCATTTAAGCCACCTTGCCACCAGCCAAACCATGATGAACAAGCTAGATGCCCGCCAAGTAATAGAGCACTTAAGTAACAAGCAAGTGGCAGGCTTTGCTTGTATTGAGCAACACATCGAACAAATCTTTAGCCAATACGTTACTAATATCTGTTTACCGGAGACCTAA
- a CDS encoding ArsC family reductase: MSATNIVMFGIPNCDTIKKARRWLNEHNIEFSFHDYRKDGVSLEQISHWCEQLGWEAVLNKRGTTYRQLSDQQKAELNKDSAIQLLAEHPAMIKRPLLQVEQSFTLGFKADQYQQLFSPEA, translated from the coding sequence ATGTCTGCAACAAACATAGTGATGTTCGGGATCCCCAACTGCGACACCATTAAAAAAGCTCGCCGTTGGTTAAACGAACACAACATAGAATTTAGCTTCCACGACTATCGTAAAGATGGAGTAAGCCTTGAGCAAATTAGCCATTGGTGCGAGCAACTAGGCTGGGAAGCCGTTTTGAATAAACGCGGCACTACCTATCGCCAGCTAAGCGACCAGCAAAAGGCTGAACTAAATAAAGATTCAGCCATTCAATTGCTAGCCGAGCATCCAGCAATGATTAAGCGCCCATTGCTTCAAGTTGAGCAATCATTCACGCTTGGCTTTAAAGCCGACCAATATCAACAACTCTTTTCTCCGGAAGCATAA
- the dapE gene encoding succinyl-diaminopimelate desuccinylase produces MSDSPVLHLAKDLISRPSVTPEDCDCQKLMTDRLSAVGFKIEEMIFEDTTNMWARKGDSGPLFCFAGHTDVVPPGPAEKWHTPPFEPTVIDGVLHGRGAADMKGSLAAMVVATERFVADYPNHIGSISYLITSDEEGPFINGTTRVVDTLMERNEIIDMCLVGEPSSTHQVGDVVKNGRRGSLTGDLRVKGIQGHVAYPHLAKNPIHDAAPALAELAAMHWDNGNQFFPPTSFQIANIHSGTGASNVIPGELDVQFNFRYSTELTDSDIVKRVHNIFDTHGLDYQLDWTYNGQPFLTEEGDFLSAVSNAVSKVTKKAPELLTTGGTSDGRFIAKMGTQVVELGPVNATIHKVNECVKVADLEQLADMYYELLVNVLGGNE; encoded by the coding sequence ATGTCAGATAGTCCCGTTTTACATTTAGCAAAAGATCTCATTAGCCGCCCTTCGGTTACTCCGGAAGATTGTGATTGCCAAAAACTAATGACCGATAGGTTATCCGCTGTTGGTTTTAAAATTGAAGAGATGATATTTGAAGACACTACAAATATGTGGGCACGCAAAGGTGATAGCGGCCCATTATTTTGTTTTGCTGGCCATACCGATGTAGTGCCTCCAGGACCTGCCGAAAAATGGCATACCCCACCCTTTGAGCCCACGGTTATTGATGGTGTTTTACATGGGCGTGGCGCCGCTGACATGAAAGGCTCATTAGCAGCAATGGTGGTTGCTACCGAGCGGTTTGTGGCTGACTACCCTAATCACATTGGCTCTATTTCTTACTTGATCACATCTGACGAAGAAGGCCCATTTATCAACGGCACTACCCGCGTGGTAGATACCTTAATGGAGCGCAACGAAATAATTGATATGTGTTTGGTGGGTGAACCATCATCTACCCATCAGGTAGGAGATGTAGTTAAAAACGGTCGCCGCGGTTCACTAACTGGAGACCTTAGAGTAAAAGGTATTCAAGGCCACGTAGCTTACCCTCACCTCGCTAAAAACCCAATTCATGATGCAGCTCCTGCGCTTGCAGAATTAGCGGCTATGCATTGGGATAATGGCAATCAGTTCTTCCCGCCTACGAGCTTTCAAATTGCCAACATTCACTCTGGTACCGGCGCATCAAACGTTATCCCTGGTGAATTAGATGTTCAATTTAACTTCCGATACTCCACCGAGCTAACAGACAGCGACATTGTAAAACGTGTGCACAATATCTTTGATACCCACGGTTTAGATTACCAGTTAGATTGGACCTACAACGGCCAACCATTCTTAACCGAAGAAGGCGACTTCTTATCAGCGGTAAGTAATGCGGTAAGCAAAGTAACCAAGAAAGCGCCTGAGTTACTCACTACTGGAGGTACTTCAGATGGTCGTTTTATCGCCAAAATGGGCACCCAAGTTGTTGAGCTTGGCCCTGTAAATGCCACTATTCATAAAGTGAATGAGTGCGTTAAAGTGGCCGATTTAGAACAACTGGCTGACATGTATTACGAGCTATTAGTTAACGTACTTGGTGGCAATGAGTAA
- the ptsI gene encoding phosphoenolpyruvate-protein phosphotransferase PtsI translates to MISGILASPGISIGKALLLAEQEVVINQTNIDAAQIESEVQRFFDGRNKTSAQLEEIKVMAGKTFGEEKEAIFEGHIMLLEDEELEEEILACIKDNLVSADNAAHTIIEQNAQMLAELDDPYLKERATDFRDIGSRLVKNILGIEIVSLSTITEEVILVANDLTPSETAQINLDKVLGFVTDIGGRTSHTSIMARSLELPAVVGTNDVTQQVNNGDIIALDALNNEVIINPSDEQLATYKQRQQSYIDEKAELAKLKDLPAVSLDGHQIEVCANIGTIKDVDGAHRNGSEGVGLYRTEFLFMDRDSLPSEDEQFEAYKAVVEAMQGHPVIIRTMDIGGDKDLPYLDLPKEMNPFLGWRAIRIFFDREEIMNAQLRALLRASAFGKVRIMFPMIISVEEIRKLNGVLDTLKAELRAEDIAFDEEVEVGVMVETPAAAAIAHHLIKEVDFFSIGTNDLTQYTLAVDRGNELISSLYNPMSPAVLTLIKQVIDASHAEGKWTGMCGELAGDETATLLLMGMGLDEFSMSAISIPRIKKLIRNSNYADVKQLADQALALPTAAEIETLVDTFVKQNSVC, encoded by the coding sequence ATGATTTCAGGTATTCTGGCATCTCCAGGAATTTCAATTGGTAAAGCACTGCTACTTGCGGAACAAGAAGTAGTGATTAACCAAACTAATATCGACGCAGCGCAGATAGAAAGCGAAGTACAACGCTTTTTCGATGGACGAAATAAAACGTCTGCACAGCTCGAAGAAATTAAAGTAATGGCAGGTAAAACCTTCGGCGAAGAGAAAGAAGCTATCTTCGAAGGACATATCATGTTGTTAGAAGATGAAGAGCTTGAAGAGGAAATTCTAGCCTGCATTAAAGATAACTTAGTTAGCGCAGACAACGCAGCTCATACCATTATTGAGCAAAACGCGCAGATGCTAGCTGAGTTAGACGACCCTTACCTAAAAGAACGCGCTACGGACTTTCGCGACATAGGTTCTCGTTTAGTTAAAAACATTCTAGGCATAGAAATTGTTTCTTTAAGCACCATAACTGAAGAAGTAATTTTAGTTGCCAACGATTTAACACCATCAGAAACGGCGCAAATTAACTTAGACAAAGTGCTAGGTTTTGTTACCGATATCGGCGGTCGCACTTCACATACCTCTATTATGGCTCGCTCATTAGAGCTACCCGCCGTAGTAGGTACCAACGATGTTACCCAACAAGTTAACAACGGTGACATCATTGCGCTAGACGCACTTAACAACGAAGTGATTATTAACCCTAGCGACGAACAACTAGCTACTTACAAGCAGCGTCAACAAAGCTACATAGACGAAAAAGCCGAGTTAGCTAAGTTAAAAGACTTGCCAGCGGTTTCTTTAGATGGTCATCAAATTGAAGTATGTGCCAACATTGGCACCATTAAAGATGTCGACGGCGCTCACCGCAACGGCTCAGAAGGTGTGGGTTTATACCGCACTGAGTTTTTGTTCATGGATCGCGATTCACTGCCAAGCGAAGACGAGCAGTTCGAAGCTTACAAAGCTGTAGTAGAAGCGATGCAAGGCCACCCTGTGATTATTCGTACTATGGATATTGGTGGCGATAAAGACTTACCTTATTTAGACTTGCCAAAAGAGATGAACCCATTCTTGGGTTGGCGTGCGATTCGTATTTTCTTCGACCGTGAAGAAATCATGAATGCTCAACTTCGCGCACTATTACGCGCTTCAGCTTTTGGTAAAGTGCGCATCATGTTCCCGATGATTATTTCGGTTGAAGAAATTCGCAAGTTAAACGGTGTATTAGATACGCTAAAAGCCGAGTTACGCGCTGAAGACATCGCCTTTGATGAAGAAGTTGAAGTTGGCGTAATGGTTGAAACACCTGCGGCGGCTGCTATTGCTCACCATTTAATAAAAGAAGTAGACTTCTTTAGTATTGGAACCAACGACTTAACTCAGTACACTCTAGCAGTAGATCGTGGTAACGAGCTTATTTCGTCACTCTATAACCCAATGTCACCGGCAGTTCTTACTTTAATCAAACAAGTTATTGATGCTTCCCATGCGGAAGGTAAGTGGACTGGTATGTGTGGTGAGTTGGCTGGTGATGAAACTGCCACCTTGTTATTGATGGGAATGGGCTTGGATGAATTTTCAATGAGTGCCATTTCTATACCAAGGATCAAAAAACTGATCCGTAATTCAAACTATGCTGATGTGAAGCAGTTAGCCGACCAAGCTTTAGCGTTGCCAACAGCCGCTGAGATTGAAACGCTAGTTGACACTTTTGTTAAACAAAATTCCGTCTGTTAA
- a CDS encoding HPr family phosphocarrier protein gives MFEKSVVITAENGLHTRPAAQFVKEAKAFSSDITVESNGKSASAKSLFKLQTLGLTKGTSVVIRAEGEDEAAAVEKLVALMDELE, from the coding sequence ATGTTTGAGAAAAGTGTTGTTATCACCGCTGAAAATGGTCTTCATACTCGCCCTGCGGCACAATTCGTAAAAGAAGCAAAAGCATTTTCTAGCGATATCACTGTTGAGAGCAATGGCAAATCAGCCAGTGCAAAAAGCCTTTTTAAACTACAAACTCTTGGCCTAACCAAAGGCACTAGTGTGGTAATTCGTGCCGAAGGCGAAGACGAAGCTGCTGCAGTAGAAAAACTAGTTGCGTTAATGGATGAACTTGAATAA
- a CDS encoding DUF2897 family protein codes for MAIGYVILIIVLVLGFILGNLMLLKHMDRFDIKRKLPKTKKSQDSKPR; via the coding sequence ATGGCAATCGGCTACGTTATTCTGATCATTGTTCTGGTTCTAGGCTTTATCCTCGGCAATTTGATGCTGCTCAAGCACATGGACCGATTTGATATCAAGAGAAAGCTACCTAAAACAAAAAAGTCGCAGGACTCAAAGCCGCGCTAA